In Streptomyces sp. DG2A-72, one genomic interval encodes:
- the glp gene encoding gephyrin-like molybdotransferase Glp: MSSAAPRTAGQDRLWSVDEHLEDILATVRPLEPIELQLLDAQGCVLVEDVTVPVSLPPFDNSSMDGYAVRVADVAGASEEFPAVLEVVGDVAAGQADLLQVGPGQAARIMTGAPLPPGAETVVPVEWTDGGLGEGPVTGMRARSLAPAGADGHVQVYRPAEARAHVRAMGSDVKAGDRALEAGTVLGPPQIALLAAIGRGSVRVRPRPRVVVLSTGSELVQPDEELGSGQIYDSNSFALTACARDAGAIAYRVGAVADEAETLRSTIEDQLVRADLMVTTGGVSVGAYDVVKEALSHVGDEDEAGSGIDFRKLAMQPGKPQGFGSIGPDHTPLLALPGNPVSSYVSFELFVRPAIRTLMGLDDVHRPTTRATLTADEALTSPKGRRQFLRGTYADGEVTPVGGAGSHLVAALAHADALIVVPEDMESVEPGTEVEVVLLR, from the coding sequence TTGAGCAGCGCCGCGCCCCGCACCGCCGGTCAGGACCGCCTCTGGTCGGTGGACGAGCACTTGGAGGACATCCTCGCCACCGTCCGCCCCCTCGAACCCATCGAGCTGCAACTCCTCGACGCCCAGGGCTGCGTCCTGGTCGAGGACGTCACGGTGCCGGTGTCCCTGCCGCCGTTCGACAACAGCTCCATGGACGGGTACGCGGTGCGGGTCGCGGATGTCGCGGGCGCGAGCGAGGAGTTCCCGGCGGTCCTGGAGGTCGTCGGGGACGTCGCGGCGGGCCAGGCCGACCTGCTCCAGGTGGGGCCCGGCCAGGCCGCCCGGATCATGACCGGCGCCCCCCTGCCGCCCGGCGCCGAGACCGTCGTCCCCGTGGAGTGGACCGACGGAGGCCTCGGCGAGGGCCCGGTGACCGGGATGCGCGCACGCAGCCTGGCCCCCGCGGGCGCCGACGGGCATGTGCAGGTGTATCGGCCGGCCGAGGCACGCGCGCACGTACGCGCGATGGGCAGCGATGTGAAGGCCGGCGACCGCGCCCTGGAAGCCGGCACCGTCCTCGGTCCGCCGCAGATCGCGCTGCTCGCCGCCATCGGGCGCGGCTCGGTACGCGTGCGCCCGCGCCCGCGCGTCGTCGTCCTGTCCACCGGCAGCGAACTCGTCCAGCCCGACGAGGAGCTCGGCAGCGGCCAGATCTACGACTCCAACAGCTTCGCCCTCACCGCCTGCGCCCGCGACGCCGGCGCCATCGCCTACCGGGTGGGCGCCGTCGCCGACGAGGCCGAGACGCTCCGGTCCACCATCGAGGACCAGCTCGTCCGCGCCGACCTCATGGTCACCACGGGCGGGGTGAGCGTCGGCGCGTACGACGTCGTCAAGGAGGCGCTTTCGCACGTGGGGGACGAGGACGAGGCGGGCAGCGGAATCGACTTCCGCAAGCTCGCCATGCAGCCCGGCAAGCCCCAGGGCTTCGGCTCCATCGGCCCCGATCACACACCGCTGCTGGCGCTCCCCGGCAACCCGGTGTCGTCGTACGTCTCCTTCGAGCTGTTCGTCCGCCCCGCGATCCGCACCCTCATGGGCCTCGACGACGTCCACCGGCCCACCACCCGGGCCACGCTCACCGCGGACGAGGCGCTGACCTCGCCGAAGGGGCGCAGACAGTTCCTGCGCGGGACGTACGCCGACGGCGAGGTGACCCCCGTCGGCGGCGCCGGATCCCACCTGGTCGCGGCCCTCGCGCACGCGGACGCGCTGATCGTGGTCCCCGAGGACATGGAGTCCGTCGAGCCCGGCACCGAGGTCGAGGTGGTCCTGCTCCGCTGA
- the galU gene encoding UTP--glucose-1-phosphate uridylyltransferase GalU, which translates to MTQSHPRISKAVIPAAGLGTRFLPATKATPKEMLPVVDKPAIQYVVEEAASAGLDDVLMITGRNKRPLEDHFDRNYELESALQKKGDAGRLAKVQESSDLATMHYVRQGDPKGLGHAVLCAAPHVGQEPFAVLLGDDLIDPRDPLLKRMVEVQEQRGGSVIALMEVAPEQIHLYGCAAVDPTEDSDVVKVHDLVEKPAAADAPSNYAIIGRYVLDPHVFDILRETEPGRGGEIQLTDALQQLSQDEKVGGPVHGVVFKGRRYDTGDRGDYLRAIVRLACEREDLGPDFRTWLRSYVAEEM; encoded by the coding sequence ATGACTCAGTCGCACCCAAGGATCAGCAAGGCTGTCATTCCCGCAGCGGGCCTCGGTACCCGGTTCCTGCCGGCCACCAAAGCCACTCCCAAGGAGATGCTGCCGGTCGTCGACAAGCCGGCGATCCAGTACGTGGTCGAGGAGGCCGCCTCCGCGGGCCTCGATGACGTCCTCATGATCACGGGCCGCAACAAGCGCCCCCTCGAGGACCACTTCGACCGCAACTACGAGCTGGAATCGGCCCTTCAGAAGAAGGGCGACGCCGGCCGGCTCGCCAAGGTGCAGGAGTCCAGCGACCTCGCCACCATGCACTACGTGCGCCAGGGCGACCCCAAGGGCCTCGGCCACGCGGTGCTCTGCGCGGCCCCGCACGTGGGCCAGGAGCCCTTCGCCGTCCTCCTCGGCGACGACCTGATCGACCCGCGCGACCCGCTGCTCAAGCGGATGGTCGAGGTGCAGGAACAGCGCGGCGGCAGCGTCATCGCGCTCATGGAGGTCGCGCCCGAGCAGATCCACCTCTACGGCTGCGCGGCCGTCGACCCCACCGAGGACAGCGACGTCGTCAAGGTCCACGACCTGGTCGAGAAGCCGGCCGCGGCCGACGCCCCGTCGAACTACGCCATCATCGGCCGCTATGTCCTCGACCCGCACGTCTTCGACATACTGCGCGAGACCGAGCCGGGTCGCGGCGGCGAGATCCAGCTCACCGACGCCCTCCAGCAGCTCTCGCAGGACGAGAAGGTCGGCGGCCCGGTGCACGGCGTCGTCTTCAAGGGCCGCCGCTATGACACCGGGGACCGCGGTGACTATCTGCGTGCCATTGTCAGACTCGCGTGCGAACGTGAAGACCTGGGCCCGGACTTCCGGACCTGGCTTCGCAGTTACGTAGCCGAGGAGATGTAG
- a CDS encoding 5-formyltetrahydrofolate cyclo-ligase: MLRRGFITVRSSLTADDLREAAEALGERALELPELAQARTVAAYVSVGSEPGTLALLDALRARGARVLLPALLPDNDLDWGSYSGADSLARVQHGGRMALFEPTGERLGPDAVTGADVVLLPGLAVDARGMRLGRGGGSYDRVLARLERAGAHPALVVLLYDSEVVERVPAQAHDRPVHAVVTPSGVRRFSRP, from the coding sequence ATGTTGCGGCGAGGGTTCATCACGGTGAGAAGCAGTTTGACTGCGGATGACCTGCGGGAAGCCGCCGAGGCTCTGGGCGAGCGCGCGCTCGAGCTGCCCGAGCTGGCACAGGCCCGCACGGTGGCGGCGTACGTCTCCGTCGGAAGCGAACCCGGAACGCTCGCGCTGCTGGACGCGCTGCGCGCGCGGGGCGCGCGTGTGCTGCTCCCGGCGCTCCTGCCGGACAACGACCTGGACTGGGGCTCGTATTCCGGAGCGGACTCCCTCGCGCGCGTCCAACACGGCGGCAGAATGGCCCTCTTCGAGCCCACCGGGGAACGCCTGGGCCCGGACGCGGTGACCGGCGCCGACGTCGTCCTGCTGCCCGGCCTGGCCGTTGACGCGCGCGGCATGCGGCTGGGGCGCGGCGGGGGCTCGTACGACCGGGTACTCGCCCGCCTGGAGCGCGCGGGCGCGCATCCGGCGCTGGTGGTGCTCCTGTACGACTCGGAGGTCGTCGAGCGGGTTCCCGCTCAGGCTCACGACCGGCCGGTGCACGCGGTGGTGACGCCGTCGGGCGTACGTCGCTTCAGTCGGCCATGA
- a CDS encoding penicillin acylase family protein, with protein sequence MPPNTTASSGQQPGKSRRKKGPRARLIVLVLVLALVGGVAYGGYWSISTVRASFPQTKGSISLDGLSAPVDVKRDGNGIPQIYASSDEDLFMAQGYVQAQDRFYEMDVRRHMTSGRLSEMFGKGQVDNDAFLRTLGWDRVAKKEYDTKLSPATKKYLQAYAKGVNAYLEGKEGKEISLEYAALGFSNDYKPEKWTPVDSVAWLKAMAWDLRGNMEDEIDRALMTSRLGPKQIDDLYPDYPYGRNKAIVQDGQYDDLTKTFEQSDSESGTSGTSSGGTTGQSSSGTASSALQTQLTGLYDVLDDLPTAVGVNGNGIGSNAWVVSGKHTITGKPLLANDPHLSASLPSVWYQMGLHCRTVSSKCQYDVSGYTFAGMPGVVIGHNQNISWGMTNSGVDVTDLYLEKLTGDGYLYDGKVKPFTSREETIKVADGTSKKIIVRETQDEKTEGGETLQGMPLLSDRDDELVKVGRKATVDAAAPDRGDGYGIALRWTALDAGTTMDAVFAMDKAADWNDFREAAALFEVPSQNLVYADTQGNIGYTLPGKIPTRAKDDSGSIPAPGWDSKYEWTGYIDQDELPFELNPKRGYIVTANQAVIDQDKYPYTLTTDWGYGARSQRITDLIQSKIDDGGKISTDDMRQMQLDNSSEIAKLLVPQLLKIDIADKDVREAQKLLEGWDYTQDADSAAAAYFNSVWRNILKLAFGNKLPKELRVEGQCLWVDPVNTTGPADETQKVRECGQRGADQAQPDGGDRWFEVVRGLMNDPDSDWWKTPRSGTRPAAGNRDELFKRAMIDARWELTAKLGKDIDTWNWGRLHRLFLKNQTLGTAGPGFLQYALNRGPWRLSGGEATVNATGWNAAGGYGVIWVPSMRMVVNLGDLDKSKWINLTGASGHAYSSHYTDQTNKWAKGELLDWSFSDKAVEENTSDTLVLKP encoded by the coding sequence ATGCCCCCCAATACCACCGCCTCATCGGGTCAGCAGCCCGGCAAGTCTCGGAGGAAGAAGGGGCCCAGAGCCCGTCTGATCGTCCTCGTCCTCGTGCTGGCCCTCGTCGGAGGGGTTGCCTACGGGGGGTACTGGTCGATCAGCACCGTCCGTGCCTCCTTCCCGCAGACCAAGGGTTCCATCTCGCTCGACGGCCTGTCGGCACCCGTCGACGTCAAGCGTGACGGCAACGGCATCCCGCAGATCTACGCCTCTTCCGACGAGGACCTGTTCATGGCGCAGGGCTACGTCCAGGCGCAGGACCGGTTCTACGAGATGGACGTGCGCCGGCACATGACCTCCGGGCGCCTGTCGGAGATGTTCGGCAAGGGCCAGGTCGACAACGACGCGTTCCTGCGGACCCTGGGCTGGGACCGCGTGGCGAAGAAGGAGTACGACACCAAGCTGTCGCCCGCCACGAAGAAGTACCTCCAGGCGTACGCCAAGGGAGTCAACGCCTACCTGGAGGGCAAGGAAGGCAAGGAGATCTCCCTGGAGTACGCGGCTCTCGGGTTCAGCAACGACTACAAGCCCGAGAAGTGGACCCCGGTCGACTCGGTGGCCTGGCTGAAGGCGATGGCCTGGGACCTGCGCGGCAACATGGAGGACGAGATCGACCGCGCCCTGATGACCAGCCGCCTGGGCCCCAAGCAGATCGATGACCTGTACCCGGACTACCCGTACGGCCGGAACAAGGCGATCGTCCAGGACGGCCAGTACGACGACCTCACGAAGACCTTCGAGCAGAGCGACAGCGAGAGCGGCACGTCAGGAACGTCCTCGGGCGGCACGACGGGCCAGTCCTCCTCGGGCACGGCCTCCTCGGCCCTCCAGACCCAGCTGACGGGCCTCTACGACGTCCTGGACGACCTCCCCACGGCCGTCGGCGTGAACGGCAACGGCATCGGCTCCAACGCCTGGGTCGTCTCCGGCAAGCACACCATCACCGGCAAGCCGCTGCTGGCCAACGACCCGCACCTGTCGGCCTCGCTGCCGTCCGTCTGGTACCAGATGGGCCTGCACTGCCGCACCGTCTCCAGCAAGTGCCAGTACGACGTCAGCGGCTACACCTTCGCGGGCATGCCCGGCGTCGTCATCGGCCACAACCAGAACATCTCCTGGGGCATGACCAACTCCGGCGTCGACGTCACCGACCTCTACCTGGAGAAGCTCACCGGCGACGGCTACCTGTACGACGGCAAGGTCAAGCCGTTCACCTCGCGCGAGGAGACCATCAAGGTCGCCGACGGCACCTCCAAGAAGATCATCGTCCGGGAGACCCAGGACGAGAAGACCGAGGGCGGGGAGACCTTGCAAGGGATGCCCCTGCTGTCCGACCGCGACGACGAGCTGGTGAAGGTCGGCAGAAAGGCCACCGTCGACGCCGCCGCCCCCGACCGCGGGGACGGCTACGGCATCGCACTGCGCTGGACAGCCCTGGACGCGGGCACCACCATGGACGCCGTCTTCGCCATGGACAAGGCGGCCGACTGGAACGACTTCCGCGAGGCGGCGGCGCTGTTCGAGGTGCCCTCGCAGAACCTGGTCTACGCCGACACCCAGGGCAACATCGGCTACACGCTGCCTGGCAAGATCCCCACGCGCGCGAAGGACGACAGCGGCTCGATCCCGGCGCCGGGCTGGGACTCCAAGTACGAGTGGACCGGCTACATCGACCAGGACGAACTGCCCTTTGAACTCAACCCGAAGCGCGGCTACATCGTCACCGCCAACCAGGCCGTCATCGACCAGGACAAGTACCCCTACACGCTGACCACGGACTGGGGTTACGGCGCCCGCAGCCAGCGGATCACCGACCTGATCCAGTCGAAGATCGACGACGGCGGCAAGATCTCCACCGACGACATGCGCCAGATGCAGCTCGACAACAGCAGCGAGATCGCCAAGCTGCTCGTGCCCCAGCTGTTGAAGATCGACATCGCCGACAAGGACGTCCGCGAGGCCCAGAAGCTCCTCGAGGGCTGGGACTACACCCAGGACGCCGACTCGGCGGCGGCCGCGTACTTCAACTCGGTCTGGCGCAACATCCTCAAGCTCGCCTTCGGCAACAAGCTGCCCAAGGAACTGCGGGTCGAGGGCCAGTGCCTGTGGGTCGACCCGGTCAACACCACCGGGCCCGCGGACGAGACCCAGAAGGTGCGCGAGTGCGGTCAGCGCGGAGCCGACCAGGCACAGCCGGACGGCGGTGACCGCTGGTTCGAGGTCGTACGGGGCCTCATGAACGACCCGGACAGCGACTGGTGGAAGACGCCTCGCTCGGGCACCCGCCCGGCCGCCGGCAACCGCGACGAGCTGTTCAAGCGCGCCATGATCGACGCCCGCTGGGAGCTGACCGCCAAGCTCGGCAAGGACATCGACACCTGGAACTGGGGCCGGCTGCACCGCCTGTTCCTCAAGAACCAGACCCTGGGCACCGCAGGCCCCGGCTTCCTGCAGTACGCCCTCAACCGCGGCCCCTGGAGGCTCAGCGGCGGCGAGGCGACGGTCAACGCGACCGGCTGGAACGCCGCCGGCGGCTACGGTGTCATCTGGGTGCCGTCGATGCGCATGGTGGTCAACCTCGGCGACCTCGACAAGTCGAAGTGGATCAACCTCACCGGCGCGTCAGGGCATGCCTACAGCTCCCACTACACCGACCAGACGAACAAATGGGCCAAGGGCGAACTGCTGGACTGGTCCTTCTCGGACAAGGCAGTCGAGGAGAACACCAGTGACACGCTGGTGCTGAAGCCCTGA
- a CDS encoding potassium/proton antiporter — MSDVHEPTRACRVSQERERPLTVHDLNELLLVCSLVLLVAVAAVRISSRSGLPGLLVYLGIGVLMGQDGIGDIHFNDAELTQVIGYAALVVILAEGGLGTKWKEVKPALPAASMLALVGVAVSVGITATAAHHLIGLEWRQALIIGAVVSSTDAAAVFSVLRRIPLPARVTGTLEAESGFNDAPVVILVLAFSTAGPIEHWYVLVGEILLELAIGAAIGLAVGWLGSWGLRHVALPASGLYPIAVMAIAVTAYAAGAMVHGSGFLGVYLASMVMGNAKLPHWPATRGFADGLGWIAQIGMFVLLGLLVTPHELGDDIVPALVIGLVLTMVARPLSVVLCLVPFRVPWTEQALMSWAGLRGAVPIILATIPMVEGVEASRRIFNIVFVLVVVYTLIQGPTLPWLARKLQLGEETEASDLGIESAPLERLRGHLLSLSIPEGSKMHGVEINELRLPAGAAVTLVVRDGKSFVPLPTTVLRRGDELLVVATDPVRDAAERRLRAVGHGGKLAGWLGTNGDNNHR, encoded by the coding sequence GTGTCCGATGTACATGAGCCCACGCGCGCGTGCCGTGTGAGCCAGGAAAGGGAACGGCCGCTGACAGTCCACGATCTCAACGAACTTCTGCTCGTCTGCTCGCTCGTCCTGCTCGTCGCCGTCGCAGCGGTCCGGATCTCCTCGCGCAGCGGGCTCCCCGGCCTGCTCGTCTACCTGGGCATCGGCGTCCTCATGGGCCAGGACGGCATCGGTGACATCCACTTCAACGATGCCGAACTGACGCAGGTGATCGGCTATGCGGCGCTGGTCGTGATCCTCGCCGAGGGCGGTCTCGGCACGAAGTGGAAAGAGGTCAAGCCCGCCCTGCCGGCCGCCTCCATGCTGGCGCTCGTCGGGGTCGCGGTCAGCGTCGGGATCACGGCGACGGCCGCGCACCATCTCATCGGGCTGGAGTGGCGTCAGGCACTGATCATCGGCGCGGTGGTGTCGTCGACGGATGCCGCGGCCGTCTTCTCGGTGCTGCGGAGAATCCCCCTCCCCGCGCGCGTGACAGGCACGCTGGAGGCCGAGTCCGGCTTCAACGACGCCCCCGTGGTCATCCTGGTGCTCGCCTTCTCCACGGCGGGACCGATCGAGCACTGGTATGTGCTGGTGGGCGAGATACTCCTGGAGCTGGCCATCGGCGCCGCCATCGGTCTCGCGGTGGGCTGGCTGGGCTCCTGGGGGCTCAGGCATGTGGCACTGCCCGCCTCCGGCCTCTACCCGATCGCCGTCATGGCCATCGCCGTCACCGCGTACGCGGCGGGCGCGATGGTCCACGGCAGCGGCTTCCTCGGTGTGTATCTCGCCTCGATGGTCATGGGCAACGCGAAGCTGCCGCACTGGCCCGCCACACGCGGTTTCGCCGACGGGCTCGGCTGGATCGCGCAGATCGGCATGTTCGTCCTGCTCGGCCTGCTGGTCACCCCGCACGAGCTGGGCGACGACATCGTGCCCGCGCTGGTCATCGGGCTGGTGCTGACCATGGTGGCGCGTCCGCTGAGCGTGGTGCTGTGCCTGGTGCCGTTCCGGGTGCCATGGACGGAGCAGGCGCTGATGTCCTGGGCCGGGCTGCGCGGCGCCGTGCCCATCATCCTGGCGACGATCCCCATGGTGGAGGGCGTCGAAGCCAGCCGCCGTATCTTCAACATCGTCTTCGTGCTGGTCGTCGTCTACACCCTGATCCAGGGGCCGACACTGCCGTGGCTGGCCCGCAAGCTGCAGCTGGGCGAGGAGACCGAGGCCTCCGACCTCGGCATCGAGTCGGCGCCGCTGGAGCGGCTGCGCGGGCATCTGCTGTCCCTGTCGATCCCCGAGGGGTCGAAGATGCACGGCGTGGAGATCAACGAACTGCGACTGCCGGCCGGGGCCGCCGTCACGCTTGTCGTACGCGACGGGAAATCGTTCGTTCCGCTGCCGACGACCGTGCTGCGACGCGGGGACGAACTGCTCGTGGTCGCCACGGATCCCGTCCGGGACGCGGCGGAGCGGCGACTGCGGGCGGTGGGGCACGGCGGCAAGCTGGCTGGATGGCTGGGGACCAACGGCGACAACAATCACAGGTGA
- a CDS encoding MFS transporter: MASTVTTEPSKNSPASSRPGYGQLLRTRGAWTFLLPGFAARQPFAMLTLSIVLLVQHTTGSYGAAGAVAAATGVSMAVFAPYSGRLADRYGQRAVLVPGVLVHTLSGLTLTALALTDAPLWALFAAAVPTGASVPQIGPMVRARWGVKLQDSPLMTTAAAFESVTDELTFVVGPLLATALCTAVDPAAGLVTEAALTLIGGLLFAAQKNTQPRVTVSGHARVEHVSALRIPGVRILIVTFLGIGAVFGGMQVSLAAFSESIGEPGLNGVLYGVFAAGNMLSGLVCGAIAWKVAPQRRLLVAYGALALTASGLWAAHSVLVLAGLGLLVGMCIAPALITGYTLVEGLVPAGARTEAFTWLTGAVALGQAAAVTVAGQLEDRFWGGAGFLVPMGGTVLALGTLLALRSRLAPPRATKVVARGAAYREPVAIGEM; this comes from the coding sequence GTGGCATCCACGGTCACCACCGAGCCGTCGAAGAACTCGCCGGCCTCCTCCCGCCCGGGCTACGGGCAACTGCTGCGCACCCGCGGCGCCTGGACGTTCCTGCTCCCCGGTTTCGCGGCACGCCAGCCGTTCGCGATGCTCACCCTCTCCATCGTGCTGCTCGTGCAGCACACCACCGGCTCGTACGGCGCCGCGGGCGCCGTCGCGGCGGCCACCGGTGTCTCCATGGCTGTGTTCGCGCCCTACAGCGGGCGCCTCGCGGACCGCTACGGACAGCGCGCCGTGCTGGTCCCCGGCGTGCTGGTGCACACGCTGTCGGGCCTGACCCTGACGGCCCTCGCGCTCACGGACGCGCCCCTGTGGGCGCTGTTCGCGGCGGCGGTGCCCACCGGCGCCTCCGTGCCGCAGATCGGGCCCATGGTGCGGGCCCGCTGGGGCGTGAAGCTCCAGGACTCCCCCCTGATGACGACCGCGGCGGCCTTCGAGTCCGTCACCGACGAGCTGACCTTCGTCGTCGGCCCGTTGCTGGCGACCGCCCTGTGCACCGCCGTCGACCCGGCCGCGGGCCTGGTGACCGAGGCGGCGCTGACGCTCATCGGCGGTCTGCTGTTCGCGGCGCAGAAGAACACACAGCCCCGCGTCACGGTGAGCGGGCACGCGCGCGTGGAGCACGTTTCCGCGCTGCGCATCCCTGGAGTGCGCATTCTGATCGTGACGTTCCTCGGCATCGGCGCCGTCTTCGGCGGGATGCAGGTCTCGCTGGCCGCGTTCAGCGAGTCGATCGGCGAACCCGGACTGAACGGCGTCCTGTACGGCGTCTTCGCCGCGGGCAACATGCTCTCCGGCCTCGTCTGCGGCGCGATCGCCTGGAAGGTCGCCCCGCAGCGCCGCCTCCTGGTGGCGTACGGTGCGCTCGCCCTGACGGCCTCCGGCCTGTGGGCCGCGCACTCCGTCCTGGTCCTCGCGGGCCTCGGCCTGCTCGTGGGCATGTGCATCGCGCCCGCACTGATCACCGGCTACACGCTGGTCGAGGGCCTGGTCCCGGCCGGCGCCCGCACCGAGGCCTTCACCTGGCTCACCGGCGCGGTGGCCCTCGGACAGGCGGCGGCCGTCACGGTCGCCGGGCAACTCGAGGACCGCTTCTGGGGCGGTGCCGGATTCCTCGTGCCGATGGGCGGCACCGTGCTCGCCCTGGGGACGCTTCTGGCACTGCGCTCGAGGCTGGCGCCGCCGCGCGCGACCAAAGTGGTCGCGCGCGGCGCGGCCTATCGCGAGCCTGTCGCGATCGGTGAGATGTGA
- a CDS encoding FmdB family zinc ribbon protein, whose product MPTYQYQCTECGEGLEAVQKFTDDALTDCPSCQGRLKKVFSAVGIVFKGSGFYRNDSRGSSSSSSPASKPSTSTSDSSTTSSSSDTKSSSTGTSSSSGTSSSSSSAA is encoded by the coding sequence GTGCCCACCTACCAGTACCAGTGCACCGAGTGCGGCGAGGGCCTCGAGGCGGTGCAGAAGTTCACCGACGACGCCCTGACCGATTGCCCCAGTTGCCAGGGCCGCCTCAAGAAGGTGTTCTCCGCGGTCGGCATCGTCTTCAAGGGCTCCGGCTTCTACCGCAACGACAGCCGCGGCTCCTCGTCGAGCAGCTCTCCGGCGTCGAAGCCGTCGACGTCCACCTCGGACTCCTCGACCACGTCGTCGTCCTCGGACACGAAGTCGTCGAGCACCGGCACCTCGTCGAGTTCCGGCACCTCGTCCAGCAGCAGCTCCGCCGCGTAG
- a CDS encoding S-methyl-5'-thioadenosine phosphorylase, which yields MANAEIGVIGGSGFYSFLDDVTEIQVDTPYGAPSDSLFLGEIAGRRVAFLPRHGRGHHLPPHRINYRANLWALRSVGVRQVLGPCAVGGLRPEYGPGTLLVPDQLVDRTKSRAGSYFDGLPLPDGILPNVVHVSLADPYCPTGRAAALKAARGRDWEAVDGGTLVVIEGPRFSTRAESLWHRAQGWSVVGMTGHPEAALARELELCYSSLTLVTDLDAGAETGEGVSHDEVLQVFAANVDRLRGVLFDAVAALPATEERDCLCTTALGGMDPGFELP from the coding sequence ATGGCCAACGCAGAGATCGGTGTAATCGGGGGCTCCGGCTTCTATTCGTTCCTCGACGACGTGACCGAGATCCAGGTGGACACCCCGTACGGTGCGCCCAGTGACTCGCTCTTCCTCGGCGAGATCGCCGGGCGGCGGGTCGCCTTCCTGCCCCGGCACGGACGCGGCCACCATCTGCCGCCGCACCGCATCAACTACCGCGCCAACCTGTGGGCACTGCGGTCGGTCGGCGTGCGTCAGGTCCTCGGCCCGTGCGCGGTGGGCGGCCTGCGCCCGGAGTACGGACCCGGCACGCTGCTCGTGCCCGATCAGCTGGTCGACCGTACGAAGTCCCGGGCGGGGTCGTACTTCGACGGGCTTCCGCTGCCCGACGGCATCCTGCCGAACGTGGTGCATGTGTCCCTGGCCGACCCCTACTGCCCCACCGGGCGGGCGGCTGCGCTGAAGGCGGCGCGGGGGCGCGACTGGGAGGCGGTGGACGGCGGCACGCTGGTGGTGATCGAGGGGCCGCGCTTCTCGACCCGTGCGGAATCGTTGTGGCACCGGGCGCAGGGCTGGTCCGTGGTGGGGATGACCGGGCACCCCGAGGCCGCGCTGGCCCGTGAACTCGAGCTCTGCTACTCGTCGTTGACCCTGGTCACCGACCTCGACGCGGGCGCCGAGACCGGCGAGGGCGTCTCCCACGACGAGGTTCTGCAGGTGTTCGCGGCCAATGTGGACCGGCTGCGGGGCGTGCTGTTCGACGCCGTCGCCGCGCTGCCCGCCACCGAGGAGCGGGACTGCCTGTGCACGACGGCGCTGGGCGGGATGGATCCGGGGTTCGAGCTGCCGTAG
- the mscL gene encoding large conductance mechanosensitive channel protein MscL translates to MSEKKDPSIWEGFKAFLMRGNVVDLAVAVVIGAAFTNIVNAVVKGIINPLVGAIGTKNLDNYSSCLSDNCQGDHGIRLLWGSVLGATLSFVITAAVVYFLMVLPMAKYLARLEARRKAKEGAHEVMEVTELEVLKEIRDALVAQRGSGHNEP, encoded by the coding sequence GTGAGCGAGAAGAAGGATCCGAGCATCTGGGAGGGCTTCAAGGCCTTCCTGATGCGCGGGAACGTGGTCGACCTGGCGGTTGCGGTGGTCATCGGTGCCGCCTTCACCAACATCGTCAACGCGGTGGTGAAGGGGATCATCAACCCGCTGGTCGGAGCGATCGGCACGAAGAACCTCGACAACTACAGCTCTTGTCTGAGCGACAACTGCCAGGGCGATCACGGCATCCGGCTGCTGTGGGGCTCGGTCCTCGGCGCGACCCTGAGCTTTGTGATCACCGCGGCGGTCGTCTACTTCCTGATGGTGCTGCCGATGGCGAAGTACCTGGCCCGCCTGGAGGCCCGCCGGAAGGCGAAGGAGGGCGCGCACGAGGTCATGGAGGTGACCGAGCTGGAGGTGCTCAAGGAGATCCGCGACGCCCTGGTCGCACAGCGCGGCTCGGGGCACAACGAGCCGTAG